A section of the Streptomyces sp. CG1 genome encodes:
- a CDS encoding ArsR family transcriptional regulator, whose product MMGTPSGRMRQTILEWLKDPADHFPAPGRRDPAETGVTARAVATKLGVRHRTARAHLDFLTRLGVLRTRRLRCRTYYRRDEIRIAEVARVFEKGW is encoded by the coding sequence ATGATGGGAACCCCCTCGGGCCGGATGCGGCAGACGATTCTGGAATGGCTCAAGGACCCCGCGGACCACTTCCCGGCGCCCGGTCGCCGCGATCCCGCCGAGACCGGAGTCACCGCGCGTGCCGTGGCCACCAAGCTGGGCGTGCGCCACCGGACCGCCCGCGCCCACCTGGACTTCCTCACCCGGCTCGGCGTGCTGCGCACCCGCCGCCTGCGCTGCCGCACCTACTACCGGCGCGACGAGATCCGCATCGCCGAGGTGGCGCGCGTGTTCGAGAAGGGGTGGTGA
- the crcB gene encoding fluoride efflux transporter CrcB, which produces MTAPEAESLRVRPTPRRRSEWRTQAPVVAVVALGGALGACARYGLTLAWPTPPGAFPWATFWTNVSGCAVIGVFMVLITEVWAAHRLIRPFFGTGVLGGFTTFSTYAVDIRRLVDGGRPGLGLVYLAATLCAALAAVWLASVAARRVLIRRQR; this is translated from the coding sequence ATGACAGCCCCGGAAGCGGAGAGCCTCCGAGTCCGCCCCACGCCACGGCGGCGGTCCGAGTGGCGTACCCAGGCACCCGTCGTCGCGGTGGTCGCCCTCGGCGGCGCCCTGGGCGCCTGCGCCCGCTACGGTCTCACCCTCGCCTGGCCCACGCCGCCCGGTGCCTTCCCCTGGGCGACCTTCTGGACCAACGTCAGCGGCTGCGCGGTGATCGGCGTCTTCATGGTGCTGATCACCGAGGTGTGGGCCGCTCACCGCCTCATACGCCCCTTCTTCGGCACGGGCGTCCTCGGCGGCTTCACCACGTTCTCCACCTACGCCGTCGACATCCGCAGACTGGTCGACGGCGGCCGCCCCGGCCTCGGGCTCGTCTATCTCGCCGCGACGCTGTGCGCGGCCCTCGCCGCGGTGTGGCTCGCCTCGGTCGCCGCCCGCAGGGTGCTGATCAGGAGGCAGCGATGA
- a CDS encoding SMP-30/gluconolactonase/LRE family protein: MDRPTELVPLHYVSLGARGPEDVVADACGRVLTGVEDGRILRLHDLGDPRTARVEVLAETGGRPLGLEPLPDGGLLVCDAERGLLRVDPGLRPGGGTVRVLADSVAGERLRFCSNVVALPDGTAYFTVSSRRYPLEHWIGDIVEHTGTGRLLRLPPGGGDPEVLLDGLQFANGLAAGGDGSFLVIAETGACRLTRYHLTGPHTGRTDLFAALPGMPDNLWREGTDGPVWVALASPRVPPLDLLHRAPPAVRAAAARAAVRAPYRPSGTIGVMALDDTGRTIGRLVRRRSGFRMVTGVCATGDHLVLGSLREPGVAVCARPRPPLTRR; encoded by the coding sequence ATGGACCGACCCACGGAACTCGTCCCGCTCCACTACGTCTCCCTCGGCGCCCGCGGCCCCGAGGACGTGGTGGCCGACGCCTGCGGGCGCGTACTGACCGGAGTGGAGGACGGCCGGATCCTGCGCCTCCACGACCTCGGTGACCCGCGGACGGCACGCGTGGAGGTGCTGGCCGAGACCGGCGGCCGTCCTCTCGGACTCGAACCGCTGCCGGACGGCGGCCTGTTGGTGTGCGACGCGGAACGCGGCCTGCTGCGCGTCGACCCCGGTCTTCGCCCCGGCGGCGGCACCGTCCGCGTCCTCGCGGACTCGGTGGCGGGGGAGCGGCTCCGCTTCTGCAGCAACGTCGTCGCCCTGCCGGACGGCACCGCGTACTTCACGGTCTCCAGCCGCCGCTACCCGCTGGAGCACTGGATCGGCGACATCGTCGAACACACCGGCACCGGGCGGCTGCTGCGCCTTCCGCCCGGGGGCGGTGACCCCGAAGTCCTGCTGGACGGGCTGCAGTTCGCCAACGGCCTGGCCGCCGGCGGCGACGGCTCCTTCCTGGTGATCGCGGAGACCGGCGCCTGCCGTCTCACCCGCTACCACCTCACCGGCCCGCACACCGGCCGCACGGACCTCTTCGCCGCGCTGCCCGGTATGCCGGACAACCTCTGGCGCGAGGGCACCGACGGCCCGGTCTGGGTCGCGCTCGCCAGTCCGCGGGTCCCGCCGCTGGACCTCCTGCACCGCGCCCCGCCCGCCGTGCGCGCCGCCGCTGCCCGGGCCGCCGTCCGCGCGCCGTACCGCCCGAGCGGAACGATCGGGGTGATGGCCCTCGACGACACCGGCCGCACCATCGGACGCCTCGTGCGCCGCCGCTCCGGCTTCCGCATGGTCACCGGCGTCTGCGCGACCGGCGACCACCTCGTGCTCGGCAGTCTCCGGGAGCCGGGCGTCGCGGTCTGCGCGCGGCCACGCCCCCCACTGACCCGGCGGTAG